One Alcaligenes ammonioxydans DNA segment encodes these proteins:
- a CDS encoding DUF3613 domain-containing protein yields the protein MNRSRILACCTLLMATGAWAQTQAPLTGTMGSGTRTYPLNAPAVAAGNQGVHTPAVPADEPPAATSAPRQPYETYRLTDKEVHPWPEVEGLPVHVQNERRHIPPRLEVGPDTRSLLSMQADPEREGQVLPVHGAAANLAWERYLNSFKHPIPEYMTERIKTNSGD from the coding sequence ATGAATCGATCCCGAATTTTGGCCTGCTGCACTTTGTTGATGGCCACGGGCGCGTGGGCGCAGACACAAGCGCCGCTCACCGGCACCATGGGCTCTGGCACAAGGACTTATCCGCTCAATGCCCCTGCGGTCGCCGCCGGCAATCAGGGCGTTCACACGCCGGCAGTGCCTGCCGATGAGCCGCCCGCGGCCACGTCAGCGCCACGACAGCCTTACGAAACGTACCGTTTGACTGACAAGGAGGTGCATCCTTGGCCAGAAGTAGAAGGGTTGCCCGTGCATGTACAGAACGAACGTCGTCATATTCCACCGCGTCTGGAAGTGGGGCCGGATACTCGCAGCCTGCTCAGTATGCAGGCGGACCCTGAGCGTGAAGGTCAGGTGCTGCCTGTGCATGGAGCCGCCGCCAATCTGGCCTGGGAGCGCTATTTGAACAGCTTTAAGCATCCCATCCCTGAGTACATGACAGAGCGCATCAAAACCAACAGTGGCGATTAA
- a CDS encoding tetratricopeptide repeat protein, with amino-acid sequence MKISTWIRPVLRWAALGLSSTWLVACSTTDSAYELVRQQQEQEAFLQSKEIEHWEKRKPTDRQMAVRMLQETQTQGRYFASLAYAEAMEKEYGADPEIMVLRAEAQRQTGQLEQAAHTFNALLNTPVAARAYQGLGLIAGSQQHFEQAAHFLKQAAGRDPTNAILQSDLAYAYLRSGRPQEARLALGKAAELAPENPKILSNMALYLLVSQETQRAGFVMQQAGMDAATQQAVVQMAEQIGQELEQLHARQQQQKQQEQYLAEATRDEQARVQAVALRPSASIRPVQGGNRAVPSPPQAASRVVPAVVSSSQAGLNRPLLESLGSVPSSMN; translated from the coding sequence ATGAAGATATCGACTTGGATTCGTCCCGTGCTGCGCTGGGCTGCACTGGGCTTGAGCAGCACCTGGCTGGTGGCGTGCTCTACCACGGACTCTGCCTACGAACTGGTGCGTCAGCAACAGGAACAGGAGGCCTTTTTGCAGAGCAAGGAAATTGAGCACTGGGAAAAGCGCAAGCCTACCGACAGACAGATGGCCGTGCGCATGCTGCAAGAGACGCAGACGCAAGGGCGGTATTTTGCCTCGTTGGCTTATGCCGAGGCCATGGAAAAAGAGTATGGGGCCGACCCTGAGATCATGGTGTTGCGAGCGGAGGCCCAGCGTCAAACCGGCCAGCTTGAGCAAGCCGCGCACACCTTTAACGCGCTGCTCAACACACCGGTTGCCGCCAGGGCATATCAAGGTTTGGGGCTGATTGCCGGCTCACAACAGCACTTTGAACAGGCCGCCCATTTTCTCAAACAGGCTGCCGGGCGAGATCCGACCAATGCGATTTTGCAAAGTGACCTGGCTTACGCCTATCTGCGTTCCGGCCGACCTCAGGAAGCGCGCCTGGCCTTGGGCAAGGCGGCCGAGCTGGCTCCGGAGAACCCGAAGATTCTGAGCAATATGGCTTTGTATCTACTGGTCAGTCAGGAGACGCAACGCGCTGGTTTTGTCATGCAGCAAGCCGGTATGGATGCCGCGACCCAACAGGCGGTGGTTCAAATGGCCGAGCAAATCGGGCAGGAGCTCGAACAACTGCACGCGCGTCAGCAGCAGCAAAAACAGCAGGAGCAGTATCTGGCCGAGGCGACCCGGGATGAACAGGCTCGTGTCCAGGCGGTGGCATTGCGTCCGTCCGCCTCGATCAGGCCGGTTCAGGGGGGTAATCGCGCTGTGCCGTCACCGCCGCAGGCGGCATCGCGTGTAGTCCCGGCCGTGGTTTCTTCGTCCCAAGCGGGCCTGAACCGGCCCTTGCTCGAGAGCCTGGGCTCTGTGCCTTCTTCAATGAATTGA
- a CDS encoding type II secretion system F family protein has product MMALEAQTVLVWAAVACALAGLILLALWLHHYWQQRQQALRLSQVVDERLKGAPQGGHTPSQSRQTVEQIKMQAGSLGERWLKGRFGSSLLSEEDRLLIANAGFRQLDVARQYFVLSRVGLSVVLILVFSLLPMIRQLNDFVPFVSVFIGFALGWMLPKWWLLRRVSQRRQRIATELPLFVDLLRLLQGVGLSMDQTLHTIEREFHDVIPVMGSELTIAVEQYARGRTREQSLERIANGFTNEDLAVICRLIVQVDQHGGAMQEPLHRFGVRLREQRRLELKAKVGKLTVKMTGVMVLTLLPALLIITAGSGFLALFRGLSQVAGG; this is encoded by the coding sequence ATGATGGCCTTGGAAGCACAAACTGTTTTGGTCTGGGCCGCGGTGGCGTGTGCGTTGGCCGGCCTGATCCTGTTGGCTTTGTGGTTGCATCACTATTGGCAGCAGCGCCAGCAGGCTCTGCGCTTGAGCCAGGTGGTCGATGAGCGACTGAAAGGGGCACCACAGGGGGGGCATACGCCCAGTCAGTCTCGCCAGACGGTGGAACAAATCAAGATGCAGGCGGGCAGTCTGGGGGAGCGCTGGCTCAAAGGCCGCTTCGGCTCCAGTTTGCTGAGCGAGGAAGACCGCTTGTTGATCGCCAATGCGGGTTTCAGGCAGCTGGATGTGGCGCGTCAATATTTTGTCTTGAGTCGAGTGGGCTTGAGCGTCGTGTTGATCCTTGTATTCAGCTTGCTGCCGATGATCCGCCAACTCAATGACTTCGTGCCCTTTGTGTCGGTGTTCATCGGTTTTGCACTGGGTTGGATGCTGCCCAAATGGTGGTTGTTGCGCCGTGTGTCACAACGCCGCCAGCGTATCGCGACCGAGCTGCCCTTGTTTGTAGACCTGCTGCGTTTGCTGCAGGGAGTGGGCCTGTCGATGGACCAGACCTTGCATACCATTGAGCGCGAATTTCACGATGTGATCCCGGTTATGGGTTCAGAGCTGACCATCGCTGTCGAACAATATGCCCGCGGCCGTACCCGCGAGCAGTCATTGGAGCGGATTGCCAACGGCTTTACCAACGAGGATCTGGCCGTGATCTGCCGCTTGATTGTGCAGGTGGATCAGCATGGTGGCGCCATGCAGGAACCTTTGCACCGTTTTGGTGTGCGTTTGCGCGAGCAACGACGTCTGGAGCTGAAAGCCAAGGTAGGCAAATTAACCGTGAAGATGACAGGTGTCATGGTCCTGACCTTGCTGCCTGCTTTATTGATTATTACGGCAGGGTCAGGCTTTCTGGCTTTGTTCCGTGGCTTGAGCCAAGTGGCCGGAGGATGA
- a CDS encoding type II secretion system F family protein codes for MMALYSALAAVILMLVALLLWAKGAQRQQARRSAQVLEQQLALRPAVQSSVRAQPAAQDAWLAAPKGWREFMLRTGIQPSRRFYLILLLGTLVPPALLLALVGPVAGLAMLIATVLGAYTYLWFRSDKRHRKIVSQIPDFLDLMVRLITIGNSMGAAFLNAADNTPQPLGQVLQDANSLHRSGQDLDVALRTVSRQHGLHELFLVAAVISVAMRFGGRSDQTMERMAGFMRDRENARSELVALSAEVRLSAWILALLPILIGVYILMFNNELFLTMWNDPVGFRMLLFAAVLQCVGCYWLYWMARNV; via the coding sequence ATGATGGCTTTGTATAGCGCCTTGGCGGCGGTCATCTTGATGCTGGTCGCTTTGTTGCTCTGGGCCAAAGGCGCTCAGCGCCAGCAGGCCCGGCGCTCGGCACAAGTGCTTGAACAGCAGTTGGCATTGCGTCCTGCCGTTCAAAGCAGCGTACGGGCCCAGCCTGCCGCTCAGGATGCCTGGCTGGCTGCGCCCAAAGGCTGGCGCGAGTTCATGTTGCGCACAGGGATTCAGCCGTCGCGTCGTTTCTATCTGATCCTTCTGCTCGGGACACTGGTCCCGCCCGCGCTTCTTTTGGCTCTGGTCGGCCCGGTGGCTGGCCTGGCCATGCTGATTGCGACCGTTTTGGGCGCCTACACCTACCTCTGGTTTCGAAGTGACAAGCGTCACCGCAAGATCGTCTCCCAGATCCCGGATTTTCTGGACTTGATGGTGCGCCTGATCACCATCGGTAATAGCATGGGAGCGGCATTTCTGAATGCAGCCGACAACACGCCACAGCCTTTGGGTCAGGTGCTGCAAGATGCCAACTCCTTACATCGCTCCGGTCAGGATCTGGATGTGGCCTTGCGTACGGTCTCGCGTCAGCACGGCTTGCATGAGCTTTTTCTGGTGGCTGCAGTCATTAGTGTGGCGATGCGTTTTGGGGGGCGCAGTGATCAGACCATGGAACGGATGGCCGGCTTCATGCGTGACCGGGAGAACGCCCGCAGCGAGCTGGTGGCCCTGTCGGCGGAAGTGCGGTTGTCGGCCTGGATACTGGCTTTATTGCCGATCCTGATCGGCGTCTACATCCTGATGTTCAATAACGAGCTTTTTCTGACCATGTGGAATGACCCGGTGGGGTTTCGCATGTTGTTGTTTGCAGCGGTCCTGCAGTGTGTGGGCTGTTATTGGCTGTATTGGATGGCGCGTAATGTCTAG
- a CDS encoding CpaF family protein, translated as MNNTSLLGGRPDLIQVREQAHEHLLARIEELGAEFGRWTRQAIQDFVGIELASFVRLKRVPVNEQEVREIVQALTRELAGLGPLEDLLEDPSVEDILINGHDKLFVSRGGVLQREPSGFTDDQHVLRIVRRILAPLGRRLDESVPMVDARLPDGGRLNVVIHPLAVDGPMVSIRKFRKDPLKPEDLLRLGAFDEPVDRLLQAAVASRCNILISGGTSSGKTSLLNALAFYIPKTERVVTVEDTAELALNHPHVVRLEARQAGYDGSGEISIRELLRNSLRMRPDRVVVGEVRGAEVIDMLQAMNTGHEGSMATIHANSPRECVYRVEMLAGFAGFQGSEDSLRRQIASALDFIIQIGRLPNGKRRVLSITEITGMGDGVIAMQELYRHESYVLDDGTEQDRWVSLGIHPHTRKLMQYRDQLANEQVQAQENAPKEGGGFWDWRR; from the coding sequence ATGAACAATACTTCATTGCTCGGTGGGCGTCCCGACCTGATTCAGGTCCGGGAACAGGCCCATGAACATTTGCTGGCTCGTATCGAGGAGTTGGGAGCCGAGTTTGGTCGCTGGACACGGCAGGCCATTCAGGATTTTGTTGGCATTGAGCTGGCCAGCTTTGTTCGTTTGAAACGGGTGCCGGTCAACGAACAGGAGGTTCGGGAGATCGTCCAGGCCTTGACCCGCGAACTGGCAGGGCTGGGGCCGCTGGAGGACTTGCTGGAAGATCCTAGCGTTGAAGACATTCTGATCAACGGTCATGACAAGTTGTTCGTCTCGCGCGGTGGCGTTCTGCAGCGTGAACCCAGTGGCTTTACCGATGATCAGCATGTGCTGCGCATTGTGCGCCGTATTCTGGCCCCTCTGGGGCGCAGGCTGGATGAATCCGTGCCCATGGTCGATGCCCGTTTGCCCGATGGTGGTCGCCTTAATGTGGTGATTCATCCTTTGGCGGTCGATGGCCCCATGGTGTCTATCCGCAAGTTTCGCAAGGACCCGCTCAAACCAGAAGACTTGCTGCGACTGGGGGCGTTTGATGAGCCGGTGGACCGTCTGTTGCAGGCCGCCGTAGCCTCGCGCTGCAACATCCTGATTTCGGGTGGCACCAGCTCGGGCAAAACCTCCTTGTTAAATGCACTGGCGTTTTACATCCCCAAAACAGAACGGGTGGTGACGGTGGAAGATACCGCCGAGCTGGCTTTGAACCATCCCCATGTGGTGCGGCTGGAGGCGCGTCAGGCCGGGTATGACGGCAGTGGTGAAATCTCGATTCGTGAACTGTTGCGCAACAGCTTGCGTATGCGCCCGGATCGGGTCGTCGTGGGCGAGGTGCGAGGGGCCGAGGTAATCGATATGTTGCAGGCCATGAACACCGGCCACGAAGGCTCCATGGCAACAATCCATGCCAACTCGCCGCGCGAATGTGTCTACCGAGTCGAAATGCTGGCCGGTTTTGCCGGCTTTCAGGGCAGTGAGGACAGTTTGCGTCGGCAGATTGCCAGTGCGCTGGACTTCATCATTCAAATCGGTCGTTTGCCCAACGGTAAACGCCGGGTCTTGTCCATCACGGAAATCACCGGCATGGGCGATGGTGTCATCGCCATGCAAGAGCTGTATCGCCACGAGTCCTATGTGCTCGATGACGGCACCGAACAGGATCGCTGGGTCAGCCTGGGCATTCACCCACATACGCGCAAGCTGATGCAGTATCGCGATCAACTGGCCAATGAGCAGGTTCAGGCTCAGGAAAATGCGCCCAAGGAGGGTGGCGGATTCTGGGATTGGAGACGCTAA
- a CDS encoding AAA family ATPase codes for MCTEHPELAVMINAAAAGLLTVRAIEPTTESLRRELAQQAEPLVFFDFVHGQHGDENGQVVALVRSLARLDASVQRVAVGRASVPQGPVNALRAGANEFLDLDAREDLHHQLQVLIEKLGQTQHSPLLDKPFRSILLMSARIGVGCSTAASSLAWLLQQEMNRLGKEKRGVSSAKPLPVELVPLSERVGLLDLGAPTGDCALYMGLRSDFDFIQAAAQRHRMDDTMLHSALAQHSSGLNLLSLPADVNTLNQISLEDSLSLCSYLRERMGCLVIDAGGFPNPRFLVELESLVDEVLIVTDQSMGALVSLAEFLALRTQFDALANVRLVVNQFDPAYGFSGQAIAERFDLELAAVLPDRRLGHMRSAGLGKILVQVDERDPYTRALQNLASGLTGRRQGLSQNKVSTVLGRLKFRFGG; via the coding sequence TTGTGTACAGAGCACCCCGAGCTGGCCGTGATGATTAACGCGGCCGCCGCGGGGCTGCTGACGGTGCGGGCCATTGAACCCACGACCGAGAGTTTGCGCCGGGAGCTGGCCCAGCAGGCAGAGCCTTTGGTGTTTTTTGATTTCGTTCATGGGCAGCATGGGGACGAGAACGGGCAGGTGGTGGCGCTGGTGCGCAGCCTGGCCCGACTCGATGCCAGCGTGCAGCGTGTGGCAGTGGGCCGGGCGTCGGTTCCGCAAGGTCCGGTCAATGCCCTGCGAGCCGGAGCGAATGAATTTCTGGATCTGGATGCCAGGGAGGACCTGCATCATCAATTGCAGGTGTTGATAGAAAAGCTGGGCCAGACCCAGCATAGCCCTTTGTTGGACAAACCTTTTCGCAGCATTTTGCTGATGAGTGCCCGTATCGGCGTTGGCTGCAGTACGGCAGCCAGCAGTCTGGCCTGGTTGTTGCAGCAGGAAATGAACCGTTTGGGCAAAGAGAAGCGGGGAGTGTCATCGGCCAAGCCCTTGCCTGTCGAGCTGGTGCCCTTGAGTGAACGTGTGGGTCTGCTGGATCTGGGGGCTCCGACGGGAGACTGTGCGCTCTACATGGGCTTGCGGTCGGATTTTGACTTTATTCAGGCTGCCGCGCAGCGTCATCGCATGGACGACACCATGCTGCACTCGGCGCTGGCCCAGCACAGCAGCGGATTGAACCTGCTGTCCTTGCCGGCTGATGTCAATACGCTCAATCAGATCAGCCTGGAGGACTCCCTGAGTCTGTGCAGTTACCTGCGCGAACGCATGGGATGTCTGGTCATTGATGCCGGTGGCTTTCCCAACCCGCGTTTTCTGGTGGAGCTGGAGTCATTGGTCGATGAGGTGTTGATTGTCACGGATCAGAGCATGGGTGCGCTGGTCTCGCTGGCCGAGTTCCTGGCGCTAAGGACCCAGTTTGATGCGCTGGCCAATGTGCGCCTGGTGGTCAATCAGTTCGATCCCGCCTATGGCTTTTCCGGTCAGGCGATTGCCGAGCGTTTTGATCTGGAGCTGGCTGCCGTGCTGCCGGACCGGCGTCTGGGGCATATGCGCAGCGCGGGCCTGGGCAAGATTTTAGTGCAGGTCGATGAGAGGGACCCGTATACCCGCGCGTTGCAGAATCTGGCATCGGGGTTGACGGGACGCAGGCAGGGGCTGTCGCAAAACAAGGTCAGTACGGTTTTGGGACGGTTGAAATTCAGGTTCGGGGGCTGA
- a CDS encoding type II and III secretion system protein family protein, whose protein sequence is MRQKIRKAGLGLGCWYALCLSVLAPVPVMAQAAQTSASQKVIRLVANDQDILRLSQVPLRVAISDESVADVQILSASAGQRGEVLLIGKRAGTADLRVWMPGRTNPDRWTIEVSSQVQQQLAQAGRPMSAQVSSAGQQALITGSSPSLLDHQDAMAAARSGASPDAPVLDLSEVSTSGMVQVEVKVVEVSREVMKDIGLSANAIGGKPWTGGVNLLPQAISGGLSLAYNSRNFSAALNLLEQNGLARILAEPTLVAMSGHSASFLSGGEIPIPSSGGLGTTTVEYKPFGIGLTVTPTVLSAERIALKVAPEASELDYSRVVEMPGGGVMPSLRTRRADTTIELGDGQSYIISGLVSRQTAAAVKKIPFLGDLPILGSFFRNVQYSQSELELVIVVTPRLIKPIQKGATIALPGGRQEKLDDAPNAWGYFLLGRHGYEQMPGFSR, encoded by the coding sequence ATGAGACAGAAAATCAGAAAAGCAGGTCTGGGTTTGGGGTGCTGGTATGCGCTCTGCTTGTCGGTTTTGGCACCGGTGCCTGTCATGGCGCAAGCGGCTCAAACCAGCGCCAGCCAGAAGGTGATACGCCTGGTGGCCAACGATCAGGATATTTTACGTTTGTCGCAAGTCCCGCTGCGTGTGGCGATTAGCGATGAAAGCGTGGCGGATGTGCAAATTCTGTCCGCATCGGCCGGGCAACGCGGCGAGGTGCTGCTGATTGGTAAACGCGCGGGCACGGCGGATCTGCGTGTCTGGATGCCGGGCCGCACGAATCCGGATCGGTGGACGATTGAAGTGAGCAGTCAGGTGCAACAGCAACTGGCGCAGGCCGGTCGTCCCATGTCGGCGCAGGTCTCCAGCGCCGGACAACAGGCTTTGATTACCGGCAGCAGCCCCTCTTTGCTGGACCATCAGGATGCCATGGCGGCCGCGCGTTCCGGCGCAAGCCCGGATGCGCCCGTGCTGGACCTGTCCGAGGTCAGTACCAGCGGCATGGTCCAGGTGGAAGTCAAAGTGGTGGAAGTTTCCCGCGAAGTCATGAAAGACATTGGCCTCAGTGCCAATGCCATCGGTGGCAAGCCCTGGACAGGCGGGGTGAACTTGCTGCCCCAGGCGATTTCGGGCGGATTGAGTCTGGCGTATAACTCCCGCAACTTCAGTGCGGCGTTGAATCTGCTTGAGCAAAACGGACTGGCCCGGATTCTGGCCGAGCCAACCTTGGTCGCCATGTCCGGTCATAGCGCCAGCTTCCTGTCCGGTGGTGAGATTCCTATCCCCAGCTCAGGGGGCCTGGGAACCACCACGGTGGAGTACAAACCTTTTGGTATTGGGTTGACGGTCACGCCGACGGTGCTCTCAGCCGAACGTATTGCCTTGAAAGTCGCGCCAGAAGCCAGCGAGCTGGATTACTCGCGCGTTGTGGAAATGCCGGGCGGGGGCGTGATGCCGTCTTTGCGTACCCGACGAGCCGACACCACGATCGAGCTGGGTGATGGCCAGAGCTACATCATCAGTGGCCTGGTGTCCCGTCAGACTGCCGCAGCGGTCAAAAAGATTCCTTTCTTGGGTGACTTGCCGATTCTGGGCAGTTTTTTCCGCAATGTGCAGTACAGCCAGAGCGAACTGGAGCTGGTCATTGTCGTCACCCCTCGTCTGATTAAACCGATCCAGAAGGGGGCAACGATAGCCCTGCCGGGAGGGCGTCAGGAAAAGCTGGATGACGCGCCGAATGCCTGGGGCTATTTCTTGCTGGGCCGACACGGCTATGAGCAGATGCCAGGGTTTTCGCGCTAA
- the cpaB gene encoding Flp pilus assembly protein CpaB: MSGMMKGAAVLLLLVAAVLVAVALYLGMQPKPEVVQPVVSTHSAKPAATLYPVVVAKRDVKAGEALQADALELAQWPAAPAQSFDTLESLTGKTLRFDLGQGQPVLSSFIAKSLASYLDAGERAVTIPVDVISGASNRVEPGDLVDIFMTFNNGNEVKDTQARLLMPRVRVLAYGSASLSGPDPAENTSGNRADTQVRHAMLAVPLESVNELLLASRSGSLQVVLRAPKDESLPDPSLFPEFAGLIPARTGLDAEQREALKLPDNRAMAGLGLREFTISQSEKEQVQARAQASGQPNAAPPRRTEVIRGGRLELIQH; the protein is encoded by the coding sequence ATGAGCGGCATGATGAAGGGGGCAGCAGTCCTTTTATTGCTGGTCGCAGCCGTATTGGTTGCAGTTGCTTTGTACCTGGGCATGCAGCCCAAACCTGAAGTGGTCCAGCCTGTAGTGAGCACGCACAGCGCCAAGCCAGCGGCGACGCTTTACCCGGTCGTAGTCGCTAAACGGGATGTTAAAGCGGGAGAGGCCTTGCAGGCCGACGCGCTGGAGCTGGCCCAGTGGCCTGCCGCGCCGGCACAGTCTTTCGATACGCTGGAATCCTTGACGGGCAAGACGCTGCGTTTTGATCTGGGGCAGGGGCAGCCGGTATTGAGCAGCTTCATCGCCAAAAGTCTGGCCAGCTATCTGGACGCAGGCGAGCGCGCGGTCACGATTCCGGTTGATGTGATCTCGGGCGCCAGCAACCGGGTCGAACCCGGCGACCTGGTCGATATCTTCATGACCTTCAACAATGGCAACGAGGTCAAGGACACCCAGGCTCGCTTGCTGATGCCACGGGTACGGGTGCTGGCCTATGGTAGTGCCTCCCTGTCCGGGCCGGACCCCGCCGAAAACACCTCGGGCAATCGTGCTGACACGCAGGTTCGCCATGCCATGCTGGCAGTCCCTCTGGAGTCGGTAAACGAGCTTTTGCTGGCCAGTCGCAGTGGCAGTTTGCAAGTTGTCTTGCGTGCACCCAAGGACGAGAGCCTGCCTGATCCCTCCTTGTTTCCCGAGTTTGCGGGGCTGATCCCAGCGCGCACCGGGCTGGATGCGGAGCAGCGGGAGGCCTTGAAGCTACCCGATAACCGTGCCATGGCAGGTCTGGGCTTACGGGAGTTCACGATCAGCCAGAGCGAGAAAGAGCAGGTTCAGGCGCGAGCTCAGGCCAGCGGGCAGCCGAATGCCGCGCCGCCACGGCGCACAGAGGTGATTCGCGGTGGGCGTTTAGAGCTTATTCAGCATTAA
- a CDS encoding TadE family protein, protein MTHARASIAVAQRQHGVAAIEFALMVGLLLVIFSGILTFSSFFLAQQKMNHLLGDLSRQVSMQVKAADGIESFVNEQLAENYGKGQAKSDAFLNWFGDLSAEVQSQACTSEPLYDCAQLSLKLDLEPGILSQTLDLLTPEKEGADPLRSLSAKTLLVLRRPHS, encoded by the coding sequence ATGACTCATGCCCGCGCGTCCATTGCCGTTGCCCAGCGTCAGCATGGCGTGGCCGCCATCGAGTTTGCATTGATGGTGGGGCTGTTGCTGGTGATTTTCAGCGGCATCCTTACCTTCAGCTCATTCTTTCTGGCCCAGCAAAAGATGAACCATTTGCTGGGCGACCTTTCGCGCCAAGTAAGCATGCAGGTCAAGGCGGCTGACGGGATAGAGTCCTTTGTCAATGAGCAACTGGCCGAGAACTATGGCAAGGGCCAAGCAAAGAGCGACGCATTTTTGAACTGGTTCGGTGATCTCAGCGCCGAGGTCCAGTCCCAGGCCTGCACGTCCGAGCCCCTGTACGACTGCGCGCAACTTTCGTTGAAGCTGGATCTCGAGCCCGGCATTCTTTCTCAAACCCTGGACCTGCTCACCCCTGAAAAGGAAGGGGCGGATCCATTGCGCAGCTTAAGCGCCAAGACATTACTTGTACTCAGGAGACCACATTCATGA
- a CDS encoding TadE family protein → MDAKSIMLPRQGQLPKRRGVDKNYQYGAYALEFALVFPLLFLFMYGLLTFGLIMTAQQSLNFAAESGARAALIEPAAGNSDPMSSPARLQARADRARQVAADHVQWLSHWVGSEHVRVSADLSREEISVGIVYDYVQAPLIPRFAPDTLFSLVVPEQLKGHARINLLVAGEVGLEGGTP, encoded by the coding sequence ATGGATGCAAAATCAATAATGCTCCCACGACAGGGTCAATTACCAAAGCGGCGAGGCGTCGATAAAAACTATCAATACGGAGCCTACGCGCTGGAATTTGCATTGGTTTTTCCATTGTTGTTTCTTTTTATGTACGGCTTGCTGACTTTCGGTTTGATTATGACCGCGCAGCAGTCTCTGAATTTTGCCGCCGAATCCGGTGCGCGGGCGGCGTTGATTGAGCCAGCGGCAGGAAACAGCGATCCGATGAGCAGCCCGGCTCGCTTGCAGGCACGGGCGGACCGGGCCCGGCAAGTAGCTGCCGATCACGTTCAATGGTTAAGCCATTGGGTGGGAAGTGAGCATGTGCGCGTCAGCGCCGATTTGTCACGCGAGGAAATCAGCGTCGGGATTGTTTACGACTACGTGCAGGCACCGCTGATTCCGCGTTTTGCACCCGATACCCTGTTTTCACTGGTCGTGCCCGAACAGCTAAAAGGGCATGCCCGCATCAATCTGCTGGTTGCGGGTGAGGTGGGCTTAGAGGGGGGCACGCCATGA
- a CDS encoding A24 family peptidase, giving the protein MLMFVLIKLSFVFLLLFFSIQIIYCDLKFRKIPNTVLVFYGLALLLHKILVSVFYGLPWGSVVGWGDSLIGFAAALLVFYPIWLARLMGAADVKLMAVLGLALGWKEAGMVVLFGTVLAGLHALALVLIPSLERKYGFALPGTRVKARSVPLGAWLSLATMGWVWMQNQ; this is encoded by the coding sequence ATGCTTATGTTTGTTTTAATAAAACTTTCTTTTGTTTTTCTTCTGCTTTTCTTTTCCATTCAGATTATTTATTGCGATCTGAAATTCCGGAAAATCCCTAATACCGTACTAGTTTTCTATGGTTTGGCGCTTCTGCTACACAAGATCCTGGTCAGTGTGTTCTATGGCCTTCCCTGGGGATCGGTGGTGGGGTGGGGAGATTCGCTGATCGGTTTTGCCGCTGCCTTGCTCGTGTTTTATCCCATTTGGCTCGCACGCCTGATGGGGGCAGCCGATGTGAAACTGATGGCCGTGTTAGGGTTGGCGCTGGGGTGGAAAGAGGCAGGCATGGTGGTGTTGTTCGGCACAGTGCTGGCGGGTTTGCATGCCTTGGCGTTGGTGCTGATTCCATCATTGGAGCGCAAGTACGGATTCGCCTTGCCGGGTACCCGGGTCAAGGCGCGCAGTGTCCCCTTGGGGGCCTGGTTATCCCTTGCAACAATGGGGTGGGTATGGATGCAAAATCAATAA
- a CDS encoding Flp family type IVb pilin yields the protein MKTQLQQFWKDEDGATAIEYGLIAGLIAVAIIGVLSTLSGDLKGLFTRISTELTSAAEAE from the coding sequence ATGAAGACTCAACTTCAGCAATTCTGGAAAGACGAAGACGGTGCGACCGCTATCGAGTATGGCTTGATCGCTGGTCTGATCGCTGTGGCGATCATTGGTGTTTTGAGCACCCTAAGTGGAGATTTGAAGGGTTTGTTTACAAGGATATCTACTGAGCTGACTTCTGCTGCAGAAGCCGAGTAG